DNA from Gambusia affinis linkage group LG06, SWU_Gaff_1.0, whole genome shotgun sequence:
aaaaaaaaaaaaaaaaactaaaatatttctcttcacAAAAACCATTCAAATCGGTTTCCTTATTTTTCACCCTGATGTGTCTGATCCTTCACtggcaaaaaactaaattgaaaCAAGTCTCAGTGgccttaaattaaatttattttcagaattttaatttttttttcatatatttatagCTAGAGAACATGTGGAtataaaacagtatttatttatttttcactggtttttaatgctgtttgtGTTGCCAATATGTGGCCTTGTGTCACTTCATGttgtaaattgttttctattctttttatttgataaataaattgGAAACTACTCATTTAATAAATGCAGATGGATCGGGTGATCCATCCGGAGCTGTAAGCGTGGCTTTATGCTTTTCTCATAAACGAACAAATCTAAAGAACTATCTATCAGGGCTGTAAGTTTTATTAAGATGTATTAGGAAATGTTCTTTTCACTCCCTTGCATGCAGTCAAAGTTATGGAAAGCTACTGAATGCTTTAATGCCTTTATTCTCTGGTGATTTGAAGACGTAGAGGGAACAAAATGCAGGTCATGTGTCACCGTGGCAGGTTTTTACAACTCCATAACATGCCACCAGAGTCAACTATCTCTGATTAATGCAAGAAATCTTGATGCTCAGCACTCTAAGCGCTCACATGAGATGATTATGTTCCAGTTGGAGGCTGCCTAATTGCTCCTGTCGAGGTGTCCGGCGAGATAGATGGGCCTTGCGGGTACGGAGCCTCGCCATAAATtagcagaaggaaaataaagcgTAGTAGGCAGGAATAACAAGTAAACAGTTTGGTATGGATGCGTGGACTGTAGATTTCTTGAACATATGCCACATGAAGGCTGAAGACTAATGAGAAACTAGTGTGTCCAGGAAGCAAAAGGACATCAGCATGATATACACAGAGCTGGAACACCTTGTAAGAGGCTATCGCTTCTGCAGATTTCTTGACCAGCTCTTTGTATTGTCATTACGTTGTACAATTTATTTGCTTggatcttttgtttgtttgtttgcatcaaaacagaaatggtCCGGAATCAAGACAGAAAGGACACCAAAAATGCCTCGTAAATGTACTCCTCCTGCGCAGCTTTTTTCTCCCATTCTGTCAACGTGAAACCACAAACGTCGCTGTGTTCAGTTTGGATTGCATGTAAAAACATGTAGGACAACGGACGcaatttttattgctttcaatTGTTCAGGCGTTTTGAAGAGGAACATTAGAAAACGTGAAGTATCATGAAAAAATCGAAGATATTAGTCTGTAACAACCGCAAATCTACCAAAATGCATCAAGACACTTAAGAAATCACAAACCAGCAGGAAATCAATTTCTagtaatttttgttgtttatattaaataacaaaaaaacatcacaaatggtaaataatctaatttttaaGCAATTTCAGATTATTTACAATGAATTTAACTCACAATATAGCAAATAAATCTCATGTAATCCAACATTACCCGTAAATAAACTAAAGCATCTTAATTATAAAAGTAAATCATACGATAAGAGAAGTTCAAGAGACAAATGGTGACAAAGGAGGATGAGATCATACATGCATCCATTTATAGGCtaatatgcataaaaatgtgaagCTAAGCTTAATGTTGCCTCCATGCGACATggaggaaaaaatatgtttccagaCGTTTGCTACAGAGATCATTGATCAGAGAAGCAGGCATCTGTCGCTTGGAGGCGCTGGAGGGACATTCACACCTCAGGTTTTCACCAGCAGCGTAAAGGAGGCTCGGTTGGAGTTGATGGGAAGCTGGACAGGGCTAAACATTggaaaatcattaaataaaatctgttagaGGCTGAAAAAGAGTTTCACCTTCCAGAGGAACAACAACCCCAAACCTACAGCCAGAGAGATGAGATCAAAACCTTTTCATGAGTTTGAACGGTCCAGTCAGTGTAAGGACCCAAATGAAACTAATATTCCCTGGTTAGAcatgaaaattgatgttcataGACACGCTTCCTCCATTCTGACTGAGCCTGAGCTCTTTCACTAAAACAGAAATGCCAAATTAAGTGACAACTGCAAAGGAAAGCGATTCCACAAAGCGTCGACTCAGGGGAACTGAATtcaaatgcacgccacactttaAGATTTGAAGTCatcaaataatattaatattttaataagtaaatgatattttctttcacttcaaaaCTATGCACTACTTTGCATCGGTGTATCAGATGAAATCCACATTAAACATCATGTGTTTTGCGAGGAAATGTGCCAACATTTAGCAGAAATAACAATTTTGCAAGGCAAGGTAAATGTAAGTAATCGTTTCCTCCTGCTTCAGGTCCACCATGCTCCCTGCTAACCTCCTGCTCCTCATGGTCTTGCTGCTACCTCAAGCCTCGTCTGGCCGCCAGGGTGGAGAATCCAGCGAGCCTGACAATGGCAGGGTGCCCCCGACCCCTTCGTCCCCGTCGCCCGCCGCAGCGCTGCCCGATCCCGGTCTGGCTCAGACCATCCAGTCTCTCCTCCTGAGCCGGCTGGGCCTGCAGTCTCAGCCGAACCCCAGGCCCGACGTGCCGGTGCCGCAGTACCTCCTCGACCTTTACCGCTTCCACCAGCAGCAGTACCATCTGCTGGAAGACCCGACGTTCAGCTTCCCCAGCCACCACATTCAGCAGGCCAACACTATTCGCAGCTTTCACCACAGCGGTAAGCTTACCGCTGGTTCCGGCGTGTCTTAACAGCTTTAGGATTTTTAAGTTTGAACAGTGAAAGTAGGTAAACACCGGGGAACATGGCGCTTATATGGAAAATCTCTTTTTCATATCTGTAATCAAAGCATTGATTGATCATCAGTTGTGACTCttctggggggttttttacCTCGGTTTATTTAGCTGttcccatttttttcttgttcagtgTATATTCTTAAAGTTGTACATATACAgctcaggaaaaaaataagagaccactgcaaaaatattcattctctaattttactctttatataaatatttgagtaaaatgagcattgttttttttttattctgtgaactaCTGAACTGAGAATATGTCTCTGAAATACCAAGCAAAAATTCAGTGCTTTCAGTTCTTTCAGAcctaaaataatgcaaagaaaccAAGTTCATATTCacttagaaacaacaacaacactaatgttttaactcgggAAGAGTTCAGGGATTCATATTTGATGGAATCACCACGTGGGGTTCAGTGCAATGGTCTCTTCATTTATCCAGAGCTGGACTTTCTAACCAATTGAGATGCTGTGGCGTGGTTTGAGTAACAGCTTCCtttcataaattaaatcatttgaaaagGCCATGATGCATTTTCTCAGGTTATCTTTGACAGAGATATTAAAGTGTGACCAAGAAAGCAAAACCacaagaaatctgtaagggtgAAAATACGTTTTTCACGCTTTTCGTCCTGGGTTGTGCAATATTTGGGCTTTTCGTGTCGCTCCCCTCATTACGCCTGAGTTGACCCGTCACAGAGGATGAGGGCAAGCATTAGTTGGGACCCTCTTGACCTCTCCAGTCCGCCTTTCATGTTGCCATTAATTCCATCACAAGCCCTGAAATTAAGGCCTGTGACTGAGAAGCTCTTTGCAAGAAAATCTCATTCTGTTATTGTCTCCACTTAACGCCGTTTGTTGTGCTATTATCTGCTTGGAAAGCCTGTCCTTTTAGGAACTGTTGGATCAAAACTGAGAAAGTCGGATCTGAACACACCTGGAATCATTTCTGATTCTTAGGGTCAAAGAGAGAACCCCAAACCTCCAGAAAATTGCAATTATTTAACTCTTAAGTGTTAATGGCTGCAGCATTGGGGGTATTAGGCTTCACAGTTGGTATTTCAGTCGTGAAATCTGTTTAAAACGAGATAAATTCTCGCTCTCcgtttttggttatttattatTGCATTTGCACCAGCAGTGCGACTCCTGGGTCAGCAATATCTCTAAACCAGCCTAAGCCATCTGATTTACAGCCTACTTTATAACTTCACTTATTACCTAAGGCTTTAGTGCAGATATTTATGACTTGGACCTCCCGCTCAAACACagcaaataaacatcaaattaaaGATACATCATAATATAGCTCTTGCAATAAATATGGCATAAATTGGATAAATTGAGCAGAGTGCAGGCCTTTTGGTTAATTCACGTGTTTTAAAAGTACTGTCATAGATGTCTTTCTGCTTTAATCTGGATAAGAGAGCAAGATTTTTTATGGGGGCTTCCATGACTTGTTTATCAGTGAAAAAACACTTATGAGTGAAAAAAACACCTATGGGTATTcggtaaacaaataaataaataaataaaagttttaatttgaggACTGTTTCACCTTTTATGAAGAAGTAACTCATCAAGTCAAACTACATGCTTTTACTCTATTTTCTTGTTTCCCGTTCTTTGTAAACCTTTTTGAAGCAAGAGTCtgactttgtgatttttttaggCCACAACAGATGCAATTAAACTCCAAAGTATTGACTGCCTTATTAGTTGATGATGTGACGATGTGTCTGTAGGGTTTTCAAAACTTGACAGAAAAGTTAGAACTAAAACCTTCCATTTCCCAAAGTCGACAAGGACACCTAGAGAATCTGTTGCCTGTGTTGTGTCAGAGTTCAGGTTTTATGTTGTGTCAGAGTTCAGGTTTTATGTTGTGTATTGCAAAAAGTGATCAGCTCAAtcgaaaacaaaaagaacatttggtAATACTATAtccattcactcattcatttacaaagtgctttaaaaaccAAAGGCAGCCAAAGTTCTGGACGGCTCAATCAGAAAATCCAAAGCTGACGATAATCAATACAGTTGGCAATAAAAGCTATAAAAGACGCAATGGCTGGTCTAATAATATACGCTAATGTCattcacacatgcacaaacagctgttaaatacagaaaatgtcaactagaaaacaattttaccCATCAGTATTTGGCGTCTCTATGTGTTGCATGTAAGACATGCCCACTTCTTACACCACCTTAGTTAAAGACCTTTCTAACTTTCTTTACAGTTTTGGAGTCACTGTTGACCATACTAAAACTGCTAAGacctttacaaaaacaattgttAGTATTCTTTATTTGAAGTCTGATCAcactaagttttttttcttccctgctcttttttttttcccctctcagaGCCCTTTGGAGACAACACCAAAGTGAGAGATCAGACAAGAGTGCACATTTCCTTCAACCTCTCCTCCATACCTCAAGATGAAACGGTTCTCTCTGCTGAGCTTCGCCTGCTGCGCAGCCAGGCAGCGTCCCTGGGCCCCGGGCCTCGCAGATTAAACCTGTACCTTTCTAAACACCATGAGGATCCTGAGCCCACGTTGCTTGAGACAAGACTGCTCACCAGTGGCCTCCATGGCATTAAAGCCGGTAGTTTCTGGGAGGCATTTACCCTAAAACCAGACCTCCTCCGTAAAGCCCATGGTGGGACTGGCAGCTTGGGCTTTCTCCTGGAGGTCAGACCTGAAAACAGCACCGCCTCGCCTGACCAGAGCAGCTCCTCTGCTGCAGGTGATAACCAGACAGAGCAACATCAGGAGAGACACCTGAGGGTGTGCAGGTCTGTGGGACAGGACGATCACAGCTGGGCCCAGGAGAGACCCCTGTTGGTGACTTACAGTCATGACGGCCATGGAGAGCCTTTAGTCAAACACGGCAGGAGAACATCTGGTAACAGCAAGTGGATTAAGGCTAGAAAAGGGTCAAACATGAAGACCAAGAGAAGTGGCAAAGGCCACAATAGAGACCAAGGCTGGGGGAAGACCCGAAAAGTGGGTTACTCCATGAAGAGCTGGGGGGACGACAAAGGGGAAGTAAGCTGGAGTGATCGTGGAAGAGTGAAAAGAAACGGCAGTCCCGCTAAGCTGAAGCGGCTTTCCCGTGGCAGGTGCCGGCGTCACCCTCTACATGTAGATTTCAGAGATGTGGGCTGGCACAAATGGATCATCGCGCCGAGTGGCTATGACGCCTTCTTCTGCCTGGGAGAGTGCCGTTACCCTCTGGCCGACCACATGAACGCCTCCAGCCATGCCGTGGTCCAAACCATGGTGAACTCTGTGAACGGAGCAGTGCCCCGGGCCTGTTGCGTCCCGACCTCCCTCAGCCCCATTGCCCTGCTTTACCTGGACAATCACGACAGAGTCGTGTTAAAGAATTACCAGGACATGGTGGTGGAAAGCTGCGGCTGCTGGTAGAGGGACCGCAGGGCTCAGACGCAGCCACTCTGACAAGGAAACAAAGAGGACACTGAAAGAACAGAAGGACAGGAGGAAGAGGCCGGAAAGCTGCAAAcagagactgaaaaaaaaaaaacaacaacacagcaaacagaaacatgagcagagaggaggaggatgatgggATAGAGCAGCTAAGTTATCATTATCAGGAGCAAACAGTGTTGACTGGAAGAGAGAGTTTAAAGTATaagaatatttgaaagaaataatgTGCAACATGTTgatgacagaaataaactgcCAGGAGTGACGCTCTATTTTCCATTTAGCAATTTTTCAGCCGTTTACATCAGTCACTGCCAGTCTGCTAGCTCCACTGTGAGAAGCCAATGCTTTAACATCGAATGATTTGACAACAGAAGGTCTGCATTAATGACAGCAACCTGCAGGAAAGCACAGGTGAAGGAAGGCAGCCGACCTCCTGAGTAGAAACAGGAGTCGCTGACGGACAGAGATGGAGACTCAAACTCTACgctgagctgcagaaacagacttCAGACTCGACACAAACTCTCGCTGTAAACACTTTAGACCCAGCTCAGACACGAGGtctggtactttttttttttttgtgcaatcaGAGGTGAAAGTACCTTAGGAAATGTTGTGAGTCTTCTACGTTACCAGAGTGTACACTAATGACCGAACAGTATGTGGCAGTAGAAGGAGCTAACTGCAGCTTTCAAGTTTGTTGAGATGTTCGTTTCATCCTAGCAAAGGATGCGGTTGATTTATTAACCGTCATGATTCATAGACTGTGAGCTATTAATGGTTCATAACAACCTATTCATGTTAGCTGTAGATTCATGACAATGGCAGATGAACACGCCGCTAAATAAGTAAATCTTATTGTCACACAAGGTGGCACCATCACAAAATTAACTTCAattccttcaaaacaaaaacatttcctgttatattttattaaatttaacatCTTACTTTTCATTTGTTCACCACATGAcgtttcatttaacatttttgattgaACAATCAACTTGGAACATTTATTGCTAGCTctaaacaaagtttttaaatttagatctAGCACTGGGTTTCCCAATAATCTGGCTCATTTTAGACCttaaagaaagaagaacaaCCATAATCCAGACTAATTTCTCACAGAGTGAAGAATGAAGCCATTCGATATGTGGGATTAATAGGTGCTTCATATAGCTATACAAAGAGACGTCGTCACAATAAAAGCACTTCCTGTTAGACTCATGAACAAGTTTGACTTTAAAGTGTTGCCCTATTTCAGcaagttttttaaatctaagcccacatttagatttttgttcaggtattttgtaattaattgtCAAAGTAATtcacgtttttttgttttgttttgggggttttttaaagttaaatcgAAAGTACTGAGCAGTAGGTCATGATTTTACCCAGAGAACCTCTCTGTTTTAGGAAGACCAGATCTGCCATGAAAGATTTGAAACCTGACATGGACTTGAGCCCAAAGACTTGTGGATCAGCTCGTCGACATCTCTGTCCTCAGGACACATTTAAGCTCCTGTGCATTTCAAGCAATCCTATGTACTTCTGCCTGACTTGACCTGAATAATCAACTGTATTTGAAATGAATATGACGACGGCACCAGCATGTCATTAAAGCCTTTGTGCTGCAGTGTCTTCATCGGCAGTATTTGAATGAGAAGAGGGGGTCCGTTTGTTTCTACGAAAGCTGATATCAAGAATGACTG
Protein-coding regions in this window:
- the bmp16 gene encoding bone morphogenetic protein 16, whose protein sequence is MKHSRSKRTRQGIVTLELKDKPWPTSHHTWTSTMLPANLLLLMVLLLPQASSGRQGGESSEPDNGRVPPTPSSPSPAAALPDPGLAQTIQSLLLSRLGLQSQPNPRPDVPVPQYLLDLYRFHQQQYHLLEDPTFSFPSHHIQQANTIRSFHHSEPFGDNTKVRDQTRVHISFNLSSIPQDETVLSAELRLLRSQAASLGPGPRRLNLYLSKHHEDPEPTLLETRLLTSGLHGIKAGSFWEAFTLKPDLLRKAHGGTGSLGFLLEVRPENSTASPDQSSSSAAGDNQTEQHQERHLRVCRSVGQDDHSWAQERPLLVTYSHDGHGEPLVKHGRRTSGNSKWIKARKGSNMKTKRSGKGHNRDQGWGKTRKVGYSMKSWGDDKGEVSWSDRGRVKRNGSPAKLKRLSRGRCRRHPLHVDFRDVGWHKWIIAPSGYDAFFCLGECRYPLADHMNASSHAVVQTMVNSVNGAVPRACCVPTSLSPIALLYLDNHDRVVLKNYQDMVVESCGCW